A region of Roseobacter litoralis Och 149 DNA encodes the following proteins:
- a CDS encoding branched-chain amino acid ABC transporter permease, translated as MDALILQILNGLDKGSAYALIALGLTLIFGTLGVVNFAHGALFMIGAFCAVTLSRLLNLSHEVAVPGEVDFLGNPMMRDVPYIYDIFGETMGASIIDWAVPLSILFAIPIMVGIGFAMERGLIKHFYKRPHADQILVTFGLAIVLQEIIKYFYGANPIPTPAPAAFTGSFDFGAVLGFDPNTIIYPYWRLVYFAFSAVIIGAVFAFLQFTTFGMVVRAGMADRETVGLLGINIDKRFTIMFGIAAAVAGLAGVMYAPINSPNYHMGMDFLVLSFVVVVVGGMGSLSGAVLAGFLLGILESFASMAIVLETLPGINQIIIYLVAIIILLTRPRGLMGRKGVMEE; from the coding sequence ATGGACGCATTAATCCTGCAAATCCTCAACGGCCTGGACAAAGGGTCTGCCTATGCGCTGATCGCGCTGGGTCTGACGCTAATCTTTGGCACGCTTGGTGTCGTGAACTTCGCGCATGGTGCGCTGTTCATGATCGGCGCATTCTGTGCGGTGACACTCAGCCGCCTTTTGAACCTCAGCCATGAGGTCGCAGTACCGGGAGAGGTCGATTTTCTCGGCAACCCGATGATGCGCGACGTGCCCTATATCTACGATATCTTTGGCGAAACCATGGGGGCAAGCATCATCGACTGGGCGGTGCCCCTGTCGATCCTGTTCGCGATCCCCATCATGGTCGGGATCGGTTTCGCGATGGAGCGTGGCCTGATCAAGCATTTCTACAAGCGCCCCCATGCGGATCAGATCCTCGTCACCTTCGGTCTTGCCATCGTCTTGCAGGAAATCATCAAATACTTCTACGGCGCCAACCCGATCCCCACCCCTGCCCCTGCGGCTTTCACAGGATCGTTTGATTTTGGCGCGGTGCTCGGCTTTGACCCGAACACGATCATTTATCCCTATTGGCGTCTGGTTTACTTTGCCTTCTCCGCCGTCATCATCGGTGCCGTTTTCGCCTTTTTGCAATTCACCACCTTCGGCATGGTCGTGCGCGCCGGTATGGCAGACCGCGAAACCGTCGGTCTTTTGGGCATCAACATCGACAAGCGGTTCACCATCATGTTCGGGATTGCAGCGGCCGTCGCGGGGCTTGCCGGTGTGATGTATGCGCCGATCAACTCGCCCAATTACCACATGGGCATGGACTTTCTGGTGCTCAGTTTCGTGGTCGTCGTTGTGGGCGGTATGGGCTCTCTGTCCGGAGCGGTTCTGGCGGGCTTTCTGCTCGGTATCTTGGAAAGCTTCGCCTCCATGGCCATCGTGCTGGAGACGCTCCCCGGCATCAACCAAATCATCATCTATCTGGTCGCAATCATCATCTTGCTTACCCGTCCACGCGGACTCATGGGGCGCAAGGGCGTGATGGAGGAATAA
- a CDS encoding substrate-binding protein, whose translation MSKSNFTRRGLLKTSAVAGAAGLTLPTYLRADGHTGFTNAPEGDTVTLGFNVPQSGPYADEGADELRAYELAVEHLNGTGADNGMLETFSSKALTGNGILGKKVVYVTGDTQTKSDAARASARSMIEKDGAVMITGGSSSGVAVAVQALCQEAGIIFMAGLTHSNDTTGKDRKANGFRHFFNSYMSGAALAPVLAANYGTDRKAYHLTADYNWGYTTEEAVKSSTEAMGWETVNTVLTPLTQTDFSSYIAPVLQSGADVLVLNHYGGNMVNSLTNAVQFGLRDKMVNGKQFEIVVPLYSRLMAKGAGANVKGIFGSTNWHWSLTDEGSKAFVKSFGTKYGFPPSQAAHTCYVQTLLYADAVERAGSFNPCAVVESLRDFQFDGMGNGPTLYRGEDHQCFKDVLVVKGKENPSSEFDLLEIVEVTPVEQVTYAPDHPQFAGGNMGTCNPGA comes from the coding sequence ATGTCCAAATCGAACTTTACACGTCGTGGTCTGCTCAAGACCAGCGCCGTGGCCGGTGCTGCTGGCCTGACACTGCCGACATACCTGCGCGCAGACGGCCATACCGGATTTACGAATGCACCAGAAGGCGACACCGTCACACTGGGCTTTAACGTCCCGCAATCCGGCCCCTATGCGGACGAAGGCGCAGACGAACTGCGCGCTTATGAACTGGCCGTAGAACACCTGAACGGCACCGGCGCCGACAACGGCATGCTGGAAACGTTCAGCTCCAAAGCGCTGACCGGCAATGGTATTCTCGGCAAGAAAGTCGTCTACGTTACAGGCGATACCCAGACAAAATCCGATGCAGCGCGCGCCTCTGCCCGCTCGATGATCGAAAAAGACGGCGCTGTGATGATCACCGGCGGTTCTTCCTCCGGTGTGGCCGTGGCTGTACAAGCGCTCTGCCAGGAAGCTGGCATCATCTTCATGGCCGGTCTGACACACTCCAACGACACAACCGGCAAGGACCGCAAAGCGAATGGCTTCCGCCATTTCTTCAACTCCTACATGTCCGGTGCGGCGCTGGCACCTGTTCTGGCCGCCAACTACGGCACCGACCGCAAGGCCTATCACCTGACAGCGGATTACAACTGGGGTTACACCACAGAAGAAGCGGTGAAGTCCTCGACCGAAGCCATGGGTTGGGAAACCGTCAACACGGTTCTGACACCGCTGACGCAAACGGATTTCTCATCCTACATCGCGCCAGTTCTGCAATCCGGCGCAGACGTGCTGGTGCTGAACCACTACGGCGGCAACATGGTCAACTCCCTGACCAACGCGGTTCAGTTTGGCCTGCGCGACAAGATGGTGAACGGCAAACAGTTCGAAATCGTTGTACCGCTCTATTCACGCCTGATGGCAAAAGGTGCGGGCGCAAACGTTAAGGGCATTTTTGGTTCCACAAACTGGCACTGGTCGCTGACCGACGAAGGCTCCAAAGCATTCGTCAAATCCTTCGGCACGAAATATGGCTTCCCGCCCTCACAGGCGGCACATACCTGCTATGTACAGACGCTGCTTTATGCGGACGCGGTGGAGCGCGCCGGCTCGTTCAACCCATGCGCGGTTGTCGAATCCCTGCGCGACTTCCAGTTCGACGGCATGGGCAACGGCCCGACGCTCTATCGTGGCGAGGATCACCAGTGCTTCAAAGACGTGCTGGTCGTGAAAGGGAAAGAAAACCCCTCCTCCGAATTCGACCTTCTGGAAATCGTCGAAGTCACACCGGTCGAGCAGGTTACATATGCCCCCGATCACCCGCAGTTCGCGGGCGGCAACATGGGCACATGCAACCCCGGCGCATAA
- a CDS encoding helix-turn-helix transcriptional regulator: MPREGLIGSRIRERRSVAGLKQADLARSLGISPSYLNLIEHNRRRIGGKLLLDIARVLSVEPSLLTEGAEAALIATLREAAKSANLSSAEVERADELTGRFPGWAEVLASGHRRITTLERTVEVLSDRLTHDPKLAASVHELLSTAAAIRSTASILAEEKDIEAEWRDRFHSNLNEDSKRLADSSKALVNYFEAGQDDASVANSPQEEVDAFLAAHDYYFKGLEAGEHSVDDVIAQANNLRSPTARALARGMLNRMQADAAKVPMAALDAALQKVGLEPIALAARLDAPVGLVLRRIAASAAFETGLVVCDRAGSILLRKSVGQMVMPRFGSACALWPLFSALCQPGQVIRTPLVQLGRGRAHFDCFAVAEVVGETQYNAPPLIEANMLLIANSAPAQDTALEVGSTCGVCPKSECPGRREPSILMAGI, from the coding sequence ATGCCACGCGAGGGACTGATCGGAAGCCGTATCCGCGAACGACGCTCTGTTGCAGGGCTCAAACAGGCTGACCTTGCGCGCTCGCTTGGAATATCGCCCTCATATCTCAACTTAATCGAGCATAACCGGCGTAGAATCGGCGGCAAGCTGCTTTTGGATATCGCGCGCGTTCTGAGCGTCGAGCCGTCATTGTTGACCGAAGGTGCCGAGGCCGCTTTGATCGCCACATTGCGCGAAGCGGCGAAAAGCGCCAACCTGTCGTCCGCCGAGGTGGAACGTGCGGATGAACTCACGGGCCGCTTTCCCGGGTGGGCAGAAGTGCTCGCTTCCGGGCATCGGAGGATCACGACCCTTGAACGCACTGTTGAAGTGCTCAGTGATCGGTTGACCCATGATCCCAAGCTGGCAGCATCGGTGCATGAGCTGTTGTCCACCGCCGCTGCCATCCGATCTACCGCGTCGATCCTGGCTGAGGAAAAAGACATCGAGGCCGAATGGCGGGACCGGTTTCATTCGAACCTGAACGAGGACAGCAAACGACTGGCTGACAGCTCCAAGGCTTTGGTCAATTATTTCGAGGCAGGGCAGGACGACGCAAGTGTCGCCAATAGCCCGCAAGAGGAAGTCGATGCCTTTCTGGCCGCTCACGACTATTACTTCAAAGGGTTGGAAGCGGGGGAACACTCCGTTGATGACGTGATTGCACAGGCGAACAACCTGCGCAGCCCCACGGCGCGGGCACTTGCGCGCGGGATGCTCAACAGAATGCAGGCGGATGCTGCGAAAGTACCCATGGCTGCACTTGATGCAGCTTTGCAAAAAGTGGGCCTTGAACCAATTGCTTTGGCTGCACGTCTTGATGCGCCGGTCGGGCTTGTCCTGCGGCGCATCGCTGCCAGTGCTGCGTTTGAAACCGGTCTGGTCGTTTGTGATCGTGCTGGTAGTATTCTGCTGCGAAAGTCCGTGGGACAGATGGTGATGCCGCGCTTTGGGTCTGCCTGTGCGCTCTGGCCGTTGTTTTCAGCGCTGTGCCAACCCGGTCAGGTCATCCGCACGCCTTTGGTGCAACTCGGACGTGGTCGCGCGCATTTTGACTGTTTTGCTGTTGCGGAAGTTGTCGGCGAGACACAGTATAATGCGCCACCTCTTATCGAGGCCAATATGCTGCTTATCGCAAATTCGGCACCGGCGCAGGACACCGCGTTGGAGGTCGGATCAACCTGCGGTGTTTGCCCGAAATCCGAGTGCCCCGGCAGGCGCGAGCCGTCCATATTGATGGCGGGTATTTAG
- a CDS encoding response regulator transcription factor — translation MGKHVLLVEDELNIIEAIRFLLTREGFQVDTHSNGTDASETVRALKPDLVVLDVMLPGKSGFDILEELRGHEQTADLPVLMLTARGQSRDREMAEKAGVSRFMTKPFSNAEVLTAVRDLLYVHQKKG, via the coding sequence ATGGGCAAACACGTACTATTGGTCGAGGATGAATTGAACATCATCGAGGCTATTCGCTTTTTGCTCACGCGCGAAGGATTTCAGGTAGATACCCACAGCAACGGCACGGATGCATCCGAGACCGTGCGTGCGTTGAAACCGGATCTGGTTGTGCTGGATGTGATGCTGCCGGGCAAAAGTGGTTTTGATATTCTCGAGGAGTTGCGGGGGCATGAGCAAACGGCTGACCTGCCGGTCCTGATGCTCACCGCCCGAGGCCAAAGCCGGGATCGGGAAATGGCGGAAAAAGCGGGTGTGAGCCGCTTTATGACCAAACCGTTTTCAAATGCGGAAGTCCTGACTGCCGTGCGAGACTTACTTTACGTTCACCAAAAGAAAGGCTGA
- a CDS encoding sensor histidine kinase, giving the protein MTSVNILIAVCLAYVSILFLVAFIAERAGTQGRGDWLLRSPLVYTLSLSIYCTAWTFYGAVGNAARSGLEYVTIYLGPSLVILGWWWILRRLVRIGRSHKVTSIADLISSRFGKSNTLAIVVTIMAVITVTPYIALQLQSVTLSLSFFAAAEQGVDVSTIDAEAAAFWIAVGLAVFTVLFGTRNLNVNERHHGVVIAVAVEAVVKLLALLAVGFFVVWGLAGGISETLARIDASDLGRWQTDSSRWATLTFLSAAAFLCLPRMFQVMIVENDDERHLQIASWAFPLYLMLMSLFVVPIAVIGLDVLPEGSNPDLFVLSLPLSEGREGLAMLSFLGGFSSATSMVIVATLALSTMVSNHLVMPVFLYRHRDGASQSGDVRETVILARRLSIMGIISLGYVYYKMSGGSGALTAIGLISFAGVAQFLPAMIGGILWRGATRYGALSGLIIGFVLWVFTMLLPSFGPGAVLSAETFETGLLGLGLLRPQALFGIEGLDPMVHAVFWSLLLNVSAFVAVSLFTFPNPMERLQGAQFVNVFEHSGQARGWNASVAESEDLMIMAQRILGAQEARHLFASQARAQGLTGSLPEPTPDFLQRLERELAGSVGAATAHAMISQIVGGTSVSVHDLMAVADESAQMLEYSSKLEAQSRELSQTAAQLREANTKLVQLSAQKDEFLSQISHELRTPMTSIRSFSEILRDTKGMGPIEKAKYANIIHVEAIRLTRLLNDLLDLSVLENGQVTLNKQTGTLSELLDRALATAQASSSRDLKINRRHVNETIMLDTDLDRLSQVFINLITNAQKYCAAPHPELTIEVNDLGGVISIDFLDNGLGIPKDARELLFEKFSRIGAQDSNGAGLGLAICREIMSRLGGDITYLAQAKGTAFRVVLPQSKALAAQ; this is encoded by the coding sequence GTGACCTCTGTGAACATCCTGATCGCGGTCTGTCTGGCCTATGTCTCGATCCTGTTCCTTGTGGCCTTCATAGCTGAGCGGGCCGGGACACAAGGGCGCGGCGACTGGCTGTTGCGTTCGCCGCTGGTCTATACATTGTCGCTCTCGATTTATTGCACCGCCTGGACTTTTTACGGTGCCGTTGGAAATGCGGCGCGTTCGGGCCTCGAATATGTCACGATATACTTGGGACCGAGCTTGGTGATCTTGGGCTGGTGGTGGATTTTGCGCAGGCTGGTGCGGATTGGACGCAGCCACAAGGTGACTTCGATCGCCGATCTGATCTCTTCGCGGTTTGGCAAATCCAATACTCTCGCCATTGTGGTCACGATCATGGCCGTTATCACCGTCACGCCCTATATTGCCCTGCAGCTTCAATCGGTGACCCTGTCGCTTTCGTTTTTCGCTGCCGCCGAACAGGGTGTGGATGTCAGCACCATAGATGCCGAAGCTGCCGCGTTCTGGATCGCGGTCGGCTTGGCCGTATTTACGGTACTATTTGGAACGCGAAACCTGAATGTGAACGAACGCCATCATGGTGTTGTGATCGCCGTAGCGGTGGAGGCTGTGGTCAAGCTGCTTGCCTTGCTTGCAGTGGGTTTCTTTGTTGTTTGGGGTCTGGCTGGTGGTATCTCGGAAACGCTTGCACGGATTGACGCGTCTGATCTGGGCCGCTGGCAAACGGACAGTAGCCGGTGGGCTACGCTGACATTCCTTTCTGCGGCTGCCTTCTTGTGCCTGCCACGCATGTTTCAGGTGATGATCGTGGAAAACGATGATGAACGTCATCTGCAGATCGCCAGTTGGGCTTTCCCGCTGTACCTGATGTTGATGAGCCTGTTTGTCGTGCCGATTGCAGTAATCGGTCTTGATGTGCTGCCCGAAGGGTCCAACCCGGACCTCTTTGTATTGAGCCTTCCCTTGAGCGAGGGTCGCGAAGGGCTCGCCATGCTCAGCTTTCTGGGGGGCTTTTCATCTGCCACATCGATGGTCATCGTGGCGACGCTGGCGCTTTCGACGATGGTGTCGAATCATCTGGTCATGCCGGTCTTTTTGTATCGACATCGCGACGGCGCAAGCCAGTCTGGCGACGTGCGCGAAACGGTCATTCTGGCGCGGCGCTTGTCCATCATGGGCATTATCAGTTTGGGCTATGTCTATTACAAGATGTCCGGCGGCTCGGGCGCGCTGACGGCGATCGGCTTGATTTCATTTGCCGGGGTTGCACAATTTCTACCGGCGATGATCGGAGGGATCCTCTGGCGGGGGGCCACACGGTACGGGGCGTTGTCAGGCTTGATTATCGGCTTTGTCTTGTGGGTTTTCACAATGCTGCTGCCCAGCTTCGGGCCCGGTGCGGTGCTGAGCGCAGAGACGTTCGAAACTGGGCTTCTGGGGCTTGGATTGCTCCGCCCGCAAGCGCTTTTCGGGATCGAGGGACTTGATCCGATGGTGCATGCGGTGTTCTGGAGCCTGCTGTTAAACGTGTCGGCTTTTGTGGCCGTGTCGCTGTTCACCTTTCCAAACCCAATGGAACGTTTGCAAGGGGCGCAATTCGTGAATGTTTTTGAGCATTCAGGTCAGGCGCGCGGGTGGAACGCATCCGTTGCGGAAAGCGAAGACCTGATGATCATGGCGCAGCGTATTCTTGGCGCTCAGGAAGCGCGCCACCTCTTTGCCAGTCAGGCGCGGGCGCAGGGGCTTACGGGGTCCTTGCCTGAGCCCACGCCGGACTTTCTGCAGCGATTGGAGCGTGAGTTGGCAGGCTCGGTTGGTGCGGCGACAGCGCATGCGATGATCAGCCAGATCGTGGGTGGTACGTCGGTTTCGGTCCATGATTTGATGGCGGTCGCGGACGAATCTGCGCAGATGCTCGAGTATTCCAGTAAACTCGAAGCGCAATCGCGCGAACTGAGCCAGACGGCGGCGCAACTGCGCGAAGCAAACACCAAGCTGGTGCAATTGAGTGCCCAAAAGGATGAGTTCCTCAGCCAGATCAGCCATGAATTGCGCACGCCGATGACTTCCATTCGGTCTTTTTCGGAAATTCTGCGCGACACCAAAGGCATGGGGCCGATTGAAAAGGCAAAATATGCAAATATTATCCATGTCGAAGCCATTCGCCTGACCCGACTGCTTAACGATTTGCTGGATCTGAGCGTGTTGGAAAACGGGCAGGTCACATTGAACAAGCAAACCGGAACCTTGTCTGAACTTCTGGATCGCGCGCTTGCAACGGCACAGGCGAGTTCATCGCGGGACCTCAAGATTAATCGGCGACATGTCAACGAGACGATTATGCTCGACACGGATCTGGACCGGCTCAGTCAGGTGTTCATAAATCTCATCACGAATGCACAGAAATACTGTGCCGCGCCGCACCCTGAACTGACGATCGAGGTGAATGATCTGGGAGGTGTGATCAGTATCGACTTTTTGGACAACGGGTTGGGAATTCCCAAGGACGCGCGGGAACTTTTGTTTGAGAAATTCAGCCGCATTGGTGCACAAGACAGCAATGGTGCCGGGCTCGGACTTGCGATTTGCCGTGAGATCATGTCGCGCCTTGGCGGTGATATCACCTATCTGGCACAGGCAAAAGGCACCGCTTTCAGGGTTGTTCTGCCGCAATCCAAAGCCCTTGCCGCGCAGTAG
- a CDS encoding FliM/FliN family flagellar motor C-terminal domain-containing protein, whose protein sequence is MSVLQRKAQVGKHEHQARAMTVPKSLRVGLAKVADTAFDMALAVIGVTQERCAAEDLPEKIEEDSLLILLDGPAGVTGGAVVGAALVNALVQQQTMGRVLPPAPNARPLTATDAALCAPVLDALFIRANGLLETPEDKQILPAFKFGARADSQRLFSLALEEPEYTVLKLTIDVSGGIAQSTLTLVLPIPKAVPERHNSEGESAAPGSPATLEHSVMAVTAELSAVLCRVRVSLSEMSRLRPGDTLSIPSNAFDSVEVLSIEGARIARGAMGQVDGKRALMLSQTSSSDQGADPAEESYDELDAEASDYGNLNLPELELHQKEALFEPGDTAAVPDLPDLPDLPEIEGLDEIGLPDLPDLPDLPDLDGELPDLGELPKLNIA, encoded by the coding sequence ATGTCAGTTTTGCAGCGCAAAGCTCAGGTTGGGAAACACGAACATCAGGCACGGGCGATGACCGTGCCGAAGTCTTTGCGCGTGGGATTGGCAAAAGTTGCAGATACCGCCTTCGATATGGCGCTTGCCGTCATTGGTGTGACGCAAGAGCGCTGCGCGGCGGAAGACCTCCCCGAAAAAATTGAAGAAGACAGTTTGCTTATCCTGCTCGATGGCCCTGCGGGCGTCACTGGCGGGGCCGTTGTCGGGGCTGCATTGGTCAATGCTTTGGTGCAACAACAGACCATGGGGCGTGTGTTGCCGCCCGCGCCCAATGCGCGTCCATTGACCGCAACCGATGCCGCACTTTGCGCGCCTGTGCTTGATGCATTGTTTATTCGGGCAAACGGGCTTTTGGAAACACCGGAAGATAAACAGATATTGCCGGCCTTTAAATTCGGCGCGCGCGCTGACAGCCAGCGTTTGTTTTCGCTGGCTTTGGAAGAGCCGGAATATACTGTATTGAAACTTACCATTGATGTCTCGGGGGGAATTGCGCAATCGACGCTCACGCTGGTTCTGCCCATCCCCAAGGCTGTTCCGGAACGGCATAATAGTGAAGGTGAGTCAGCAGCACCCGGCAGCCCTGCGACACTTGAGCATTCGGTGATGGCGGTCACGGCTGAGTTGTCGGCCGTCTTGTGCCGTGTGCGTGTGTCATTGTCTGAGATGAGCCGCCTGAGGCCGGGCGACACACTGTCGATCCCGTCAAACGCGTTTGACTCTGTCGAAGTCCTGTCCATTGAGGGCGCGCGCATTGCGCGTGGCGCCATGGGGCAAGTGGATGGAAAGCGTGCCTTGATGTTGAGCCAGACATCATCATCTGATCAGGGTGCGGACCCCGCCGAGGAAAGTTACGACGAACTTGACGCGGAGGCATCAGACTACGGGAACCTGAACCTTCCGGAGCTTGAGCTCCACCAAAAGGAGGCGCTGTTTGAGCCTGGCGATACAGCTGCGGTGCCGGACTTGCCGGATCTACCAGACTTGCCGGAAATCGAGGGACTTGATGAGATTGGTCTTCCTGACCTGCCGGATTTGCCTGATCTCCCCGATCTTGACGGGGAATTGCCTGACCTCGGTGAATTGCCAAAGCTGAACATCGCGTAG
- a CDS encoding TIGR01244 family sulfur transferase translates to MDIREVTPKFSVAPQISPDQMHDLVAAGFKRVLCNRPDAEVPVSHQAAAMEAAAKQAGLEFFACPLTHVSMTPDIIAKNHDLIDGCDGPVIAYCASGTRSTIAWALAATKNMSVDDVLSAARAAGYELGNLRPTLEATAKS, encoded by the coding sequence ATGGATATACGTGAAGTCACCCCCAAATTCTCCGTCGCACCGCAGATTTCGCCGGACCAAATGCACGATCTCGTCGCAGCTGGCTTCAAGCGGGTTTTATGCAACCGGCCCGACGCCGAAGTCCCCGTGAGCCATCAGGCTGCCGCAATGGAAGCCGCCGCAAAACAGGCCGGTTTGGAGTTCTTTGCCTGCCCACTGACACATGTGAGCATGACCCCGGATATCATCGCCAAAAACCATGACTTGATTGATGGCTGCGATGGGCCTGTGATTGCCTACTGTGCCTCTGGCACGCGGTCTACGATTGCATGGGCGCTGGCGGCAACAAAGAACATGTCGGTCGACGACGTGCTTTCAGCGGCACGCGCTGCGGGGTACGAGCTTGGTAATCTGCGGCCCACGCTTGAAGCCACCGCCAAATCCTGA
- a CDS encoding DUF2312 domain-containing protein, whose protein sequence is MTDQAEADATYKVTAGELRQFIERIERLESEKKDIAEQIREVYAETKSRGYDTKCLRQIVNMRKRDKDDIAEEEAVLEMYKEALGM, encoded by the coding sequence ATGACGGACCAAGCAGAAGCTGACGCAACCTATAAAGTAACGGCCGGTGAACTCAGGCAGTTTATTGAGCGCATAGAGCGTTTGGAGAGCGAAAAAAAGGACATCGCTGAACAGATTCGGGAAGTCTATGCAGAGACAAAATCCAGAGGATACGACACTAAATGCCTGCGCCAAATCGTGAACATGCGTAAGCGCGACAAAGACGATATTGCCGAGGAAGAAGCAGTGTTGGAAATGTACAAGGAAGCCCTGGGAATGTAG
- a CDS encoding histidine phosphatase family protein yields MQYPALYILRHGQTEWNAQHRIQGSLDSPLTELGRAQARMQHETLRSCDLTGYRAFCSPQGRAFHTASIALEGQCARVDTDPRLVEIGVGEWEGLCRNELGTGLAGEMSEESALHLYDRAPGGEGFLALRNRCAAFLSDLSGPAVLVTHGVTSRMLRLIILNMGTHEIADLPGGQGIVFHLSGGLQTKL; encoded by the coding sequence ATGCAATATCCTGCTCTTTACATTTTACGGCACGGCCAAACCGAATGGAACGCGCAACACCGTATTCAGGGCAGTCTGGATTCGCCCCTGACCGAGCTTGGTCGCGCGCAAGCCAGAATGCAGCATGAAACGCTCAGATCGTGTGATCTTACAGGTTACCGTGCCTTTTGCAGCCCACAGGGCAGGGCATTTCATACCGCCTCAATCGCCCTTGAGGGACAGTGCGCCCGTGTGGATACGGACCCGAGACTCGTCGAGATTGGTGTCGGAGAGTGGGAGGGCCTGTGTCGGAATGAACTGGGTACAGGTCTGGCAGGTGAAATGAGCGAAGAAAGCGCTCTGCATCTTTACGACCGCGCACCCGGCGGTGAAGGGTTTCTGGCGTTGAGAAATCGATGTGCCGCGTTTCTGTCGGACTTGTCTGGTCCTGCTGTTTTGGTCACGCATGGCGTTACATCGCGCATGTTGCGGTTGATAATTCTGAATATGGGGACGCATGAAATCGCGGACTTACCCGGCGGGCAGGGCATTGTTTTCCATCTTTCTGGAGGTTTGCAAACCAAACTTTAG
- a CDS encoding pirin family protein — MSWNPALDPDCPIGDAVDAIETVIVPRARDLGGFEVRRALPAPRRQMVGPFIFFDQMGPAEFLTGKGIDVRPHPHIGLATVTYLYKGKIHHRDSLGTDQWIEPGAVNWMVAGHGITHSERTDGAIRTHPHSLFGIQTWVALPEAAEDAAASFEHAPKASLPLLDGEGKQVRLILGTAYGETAPVQVFSETFYADALLEAGARIPLPDDHEDRGVYVISGEVTVAGDRFEAGQMLVFRPGDKISLTAGTEGARLMLLGGATLEGPRHIWWNFVASSKDRIDAAKEAWRAGDWAHGRFQLPPGDDDEFIPLPDK; from the coding sequence ATGAGCTGGAATCCCGCCCTTGATCCGGATTGCCCAATTGGGGACGCCGTTGATGCCATTGAAACGGTTATTGTGCCCAGAGCGCGCGATCTTGGGGGATTTGAGGTGCGACGGGCATTGCCTGCACCACGGCGGCAGATGGTGGGACCTTTCATCTTTTTCGACCAGATGGGCCCTGCCGAATTTCTAACCGGGAAAGGGATTGATGTGCGGCCGCATCCGCATATTGGCCTCGCCACGGTGACATATCTTTACAAGGGCAAAATCCACCACCGTGACAGTCTGGGGACAGACCAGTGGATCGAACCCGGTGCTGTCAATTGGATGGTTGCCGGTCATGGCATTACGCATTCTGAACGCACAGATGGCGCGATCCGCACGCATCCTCATTCACTGTTCGGTATACAGACGTGGGTGGCGCTGCCCGAAGCGGCCGAAGATGCCGCTGCGTCTTTTGAACATGCGCCCAAAGCGTCGCTGCCTCTGTTGGACGGCGAAGGCAAGCAGGTGCGACTGATCCTTGGCACAGCCTATGGAGAGACCGCGCCCGTGCAGGTGTTTTCCGAGACATTTTACGCCGATGCCCTTCTTGAAGCGGGCGCAAGAATTCCGCTCCCTGACGATCATGAAGATCGTGGCGTTTACGTGATTTCGGGTGAGGTGACAGTGGCGGGTGATCGGTTTGAGGCCGGGCAGATGCTGGTGTTTCGTCCCGGTGACAAGATATCGTTGACGGCGGGCACAGAGGGCGCGCGTTTGATGCTGCTTGGCGGGGCGACGCTGGAAGGGCCGCGCCACATCTGGTGGAATTTTGTCGCCTCTTCCAAGGATCGCATCGATGCCGCAAAGGAGGCGTGGCGGGCGGGTGACTGGGCGCATGGGCGCTTTCAACTGCCGCCGGGGGATGATGACGAATTCATCCCACTGCCCGACAAATGA